A stretch of Linepithema humile isolate Giens D197 chromosome 3, Lhum_UNIL_v1.0, whole genome shotgun sequence DNA encodes these proteins:
- the LOC136998654 gene encoding ABC transporter H family member 2-like isoform X2 — translation MTNTSRGPYKKYLVDIVEEIPVTTIRSRRARFSAGREKQRIVEVEVPISDKLSNNENTRNHDIQDNDDSTIDIEEYSNQFQDNAIRIDSDNETIVSRRSLGESNSSQADSDFSNENENNLEENYLNYSEDENSDNYNNDNVDIHKNKSDSESNEDNEEYENQIQDILRVPIYEGCNLTKEESQLLIMGTAIRNKMTDVGLETLLKIVDCHLPHTQYNSKYHFLKTFPKKNVI, via the exons atgactAATACATCAAGAGGAccatataaaaagtatttggTCGACATTGTAGAAGAAATACCTGTGACAACCATTCGTTCTCGTCGAGCTCGCTTTTCAGCaggaagagaaaaacaaagaatagTAGAAGTTGAG gtTCCAATTTCCGATAAACTTTCTAACAATGAAAATACGAGGAATCATGATATCCAAGACAATGATGATTCTACTATTGATATTGAAGAATATAGTAATCAATTCCAAGATAATGCAATTAGAATTGACAGTGACAATGAGACAATTGTAAGCAGAAGAAGCTTAGGAGAATCAAACAGCAGTCAAGCTGATTCTGACTTCTCcaatgaaaatgaaaataatttagaagaaaattatcttaattattctGAAGATGAAAAcagtgataattataataatgataatgtagatattcacaaaaataaaagcgatAGTGAAAGTAATGAAGACAACGAAGAATATGAGAATCAAATACAg gaTATATTACGGGTTCCCATATATGAAGGATGTAATTTGACCAAAGAAGAAAgccaattattaattatgggAACAGCTATTCGAAACAAAATGACGGACGTAGGATTGGAAACTTTACTTAAAATTGTAGATTGCCATTTGCCACATACGCAATACAATTCGAAGtatcattttcttaaaacGTTTCCAAAG aaaaatgtcatatga